The uncultured Cohaesibacter sp. genome window below encodes:
- a CDS encoding DUF3572 domain-containing protein produces MQKKQFGLTLEEAETIGIKALGFLSNDPDLLGRFLALSGLDPSSLREVASEPSFLAAILDFLLSDDSLVLAFASNMTLAPEDVVTAKLRLDPMSMATTGAL; encoded by the coding sequence ATGCAGAAAAAACAATTTGGCCTGACACTCGAGGAAGCCGAGACAATCGGCATCAAGGCGCTGGGATTTTTGTCAAATGATCCTGACCTGTTAGGTCGGTTTCTGGCGCTCTCGGGTCTTGACCCGAGCAGCCTGCGCGAGGTCGCTTCTGAGCCCTCGTTCCTCGCCGCCATACTTGATTTCCTGCTATCGGACGATTCTCTGGTTCTGGCTTTTGCCAGCAACATGACACTTGCCCCGGAAGATGTCGTGACAGCCAAGCTGCGGCTGGATCCCATGAGCATGGCAACCACGGGCGCGCTCTAG
- a CDS encoding RidA family protein encodes MSGVIEAKLADLGITLPEAAAPAANYVPFVKSGNQLFISGQIPLNAAGEKVIGKLGDTMETAAGQEAAKLCAISLIAQMKAATGDLDKVARVVKLVGFVNSTLEFGDQPAVINGASNFMVDVFGDKGRHARSAVSAASLPFGVAVEVEAIVELED; translated from the coding sequence ATGTCAGGCGTCATCGAAGCCAAACTTGCAGACCTCGGAATCACCCTTCCGGAAGCAGCAGCCCCTGCTGCCAACTATGTTCCCTTTGTCAAAAGCGGCAACCAGCTTTTCATTTCCGGTCAGATCCCGCTGAATGCGGCTGGCGAAAAAGTCATCGGCAAGCTGGGTGACACCATGGAAACCGCTGCCGGTCAGGAAGCTGCAAAGCTCTGCGCCATCAGCCTCATTGCCCAGATGAAGGCCGCCACCGGCGATCTCGACAAGGTGGCTCGCGTGGTCAAGCTGGTCGGCTTTGTCAACTCCACTCTTGAATTCGGCGATCAGCCGGCCGTCATCAACGGCGCCTCCAACTTCATGGTCGACGTCTTTGGCGACAAGGGCCGTCACGCTCGCTCCGCCGTCTCAGCAGCCTCCCTGCCGTTCGGCGTTGCCGTCGAAGTGGAAGCCATTGTGGAACTCGAAGACTAG
- a CDS encoding response regulator — MAKKILIVEDNELNMKLFLDLLEAYGYETVGTRNGLDALKLAREHMPDLILMDIQLPEVSGLEVTKWLKEDDDLRPIPVVAVTAFAMKGDEERIRQGGCEAYLSKPISVAKFIETVRTYAGDA, encoded by the coding sequence ATGGCCAAGAAGATTCTCATTGTCGAGGACAATGAACTCAACATGAAACTGTTTCTCGATCTGCTTGAAGCCTATGGCTACGAGACGGTGGGAACACGCAATGGTCTGGATGCGCTGAAACTTGCCAGGGAACATATGCCGGATCTGATCCTGATGGACATCCAGTTGCCCGAGGTTTCCGGTCTCGAAGTTACCAAGTGGTTGAAAGAAGACGACGATCTCAGACCCATCCCTGTGGTCGCCGTAACCGCTTTTGCCATGAAGGGGGATGAGGAAAGAATTCGTCAAGGCGGGTGCGAAGCCTATTTGTCCAAACCCATTTCGGTTGCGAAGTTTATTGAGACTGTGCGCACCTATGCAGGTGACGCTTAG
- a CDS encoding PleD family two-component system response regulator, with translation MSARVLVVDDNPANVKLLEARLSAEYFDVLCASSGPEALEILSHNTVDIVLLDVMMPGMDGFEVCRRIKTDPQLMHIPVIMVTALDQISDRVAGLKAGADDFLTKPVNDLALIARVKSLVRVKMMLDELRSRAHTSEQMGLDSSALLKRLMHHDGGQILLVDDSRSNSERIRKQVAGQFDLFLENDIAAALRRCSDQTFDCLLINLDMQTGDPLRLCAQVRSIESSRLVPILILAQEADQKRIMRAFDLGVNDYVCQPVDKNELLARLHTQVLRKRYTDALRDSIQHTMELAIMDGLTQLYNRRYMTSHLNALLSSAREKQKPLSVLLMDIDFFKSVNDTHGHDAGDEVLQEFSQRMRKNTRGIDLVCRYGGEEFVVIMPDTDHSLATVVAERIRKKVFEKPFIIHKGRQMIDVTVSIGLASSCKGLETQDELLKRADQALYQAKHDGRNRVVVSQVCAA, from the coding sequence ATGTCTGCCCGCGTCCTCGTCGTTGATGACAATCCAGCCAATGTAAAGCTTCTGGAAGCCCGTCTGTCTGCCGAATATTTTGATGTTCTCTGTGCCAGTAGTGGTCCGGAAGCGCTTGAGATTCTCTCCCACAACACGGTTGATATCGTTCTGCTCGATGTGATGATGCCCGGAATGGACGGATTTGAAGTCTGCCGTCGGATCAAGACCGATCCTCAGTTGATGCATATACCCGTGATCATGGTCACTGCGCTGGACCAGATCAGCGACCGGGTTGCCGGGCTGAAGGCCGGGGCGGATGATTTTCTGACCAAGCCGGTCAACGATCTTGCGTTGATCGCACGGGTCAAGAGCCTGGTTCGCGTCAAGATGATGCTCGACGAGTTGCGCTCTCGCGCCCACACCTCGGAGCAGATGGGGCTGGACAGCAGCGCATTGCTCAAGCGGCTGATGCATCATGACGGCGGGCAGATTCTGTTGGTCGATGACTCACGCTCCAACTCCGAACGCATCCGCAAGCAGGTTGCCGGACAGTTCGATCTGTTTCTGGAGAATGATATTGCAGCGGCCCTGCGGCGCTGTTCCGACCAGACCTTCGATTGTCTGCTGATCAATCTGGACATGCAGACAGGCGATCCTCTGAGGCTTTGTGCCCAAGTGCGGTCCATCGAATCTTCGCGTCTGGTTCCCATCCTGATTCTGGCTCAGGAAGCCGACCAGAAGCGCATCATGCGGGCGTTTGATCTGGGCGTGAACGACTATGTCTGCCAGCCGGTGGACAAGAACGAGCTGCTGGCGCGTCTGCACACGCAGGTTTTGCGCAAGCGCTACACCGATGCACTGCGTGATTCCATCCAACATACCATGGAGCTGGCGATCATGGATGGACTGACGCAGCTCTACAATCGTCGTTACATGACGTCCCACCTCAATGCCCTTCTGTCGTCGGCACGGGAGAAGCAAAAGCCTCTGTCGGTGTTGCTGATGGATATCGACTTCTTCAAATCCGTCAATGACACACACGGACATGATGCCGGTGACGAGGTGCTGCAGGAGTTTTCCCAGCGCATGCGCAAGAATACCCGCGGGATTGATCTGGTCTGTCGTTATGGCGGGGAGGAATTCGTTGTCATCATGCCGGATACTGACCATTCGCTGGCAACGGTGGTGGCAGAACGCATCCGCAAGAAGGTGTTCGAGAAGCCATTCATCATTCACAAGGGCCGGCAGATGATCGATGTGACGGTCTCGATCGGACTGGCCTCCAGCTGCAAGGGGCTTGAGACACAGGACGAGTTGCTCAAGCGGGCTGATCAGGCGCTCTATCAGGCCAAGCACGATGGCCGCAACCGTGTGGTTGTTTCGCAAGTCTGTGCGGCTTAG
- a CDS encoding DNA polymerase IV, translated as MIRMEQFLCRDCLEEGNGAPRRCPRCGSPRLIHHEELRALSIAHIDCDSFYASVEKRDNPELRDKPVIIGGGERGVVSTACYIARIRGVKSAMPMFQARKLCPEAVVIRPNMKKYSEVGRQVRAAMQELTPLVEPLSIDEAFLDLSGTERLHHAYPALTLARFVLQVEKKIGITVSVGLSHNKFLAKIASDLEKPRGYSIIGKEETRRFLKDKPVSMIWGVGKVSQAHLARDGFLTIGQLQTADPAKLAKAYGALGLRLAKLAQGEDSRTVSPDSETKSISSETTFSKDLTQADDLLPILRRLSEDTSRRAKATGLAGRTVTLKLKDNHFKSITRSRSLSDPTQLTDRIFLIGKDLLLRELAARQAAYRLIGIGISELHPGEFADPPDLVDIQAGKRASAEKAMDLLSSKFGGKMVELGLTMKGKLASDRTPEAQKNVVHSAQKPDKDSGLD; from the coding sequence ATGATCAGGATGGAACAGTTTCTCTGCCGCGATTGCCTTGAGGAAGGAAACGGAGCCCCACGACGCTGCCCCCGTTGTGGCTCACCGCGCCTCATTCACCATGAGGAACTCAGAGCACTGTCCATCGCCCATATCGACTGCGACTCCTTCTATGCCTCGGTTGAAAAGCGCGACAACCCCGAGCTGCGTGACAAACCGGTTATCATCGGCGGTGGCGAACGCGGCGTGGTCTCAACGGCCTGCTACATTGCCCGCATCAGAGGGGTCAAATCTGCGATGCCGATGTTTCAGGCCCGAAAACTCTGCCCTGAAGCCGTTGTCATTCGGCCAAACATGAAGAAATACAGCGAAGTAGGCCGACAAGTTCGCGCAGCAATGCAGGAGCTCACGCCTCTGGTCGAGCCCCTTTCCATCGATGAAGCCTTTCTCGATCTGTCCGGCACCGAACGCCTCCACCATGCCTACCCCGCCCTGACACTGGCCCGCTTCGTGCTGCAGGTCGAGAAGAAAATCGGCATCACCGTGTCGGTTGGCCTCAGCCACAACAAGTTTCTGGCCAAGATCGCTTCGGACCTCGAAAAGCCCCGTGGCTATTCGATCATCGGCAAAGAAGAGACAAGACGGTTCCTCAAGGACAAGCCCGTTTCCATGATCTGGGGCGTCGGCAAAGTCTCTCAGGCCCATCTGGCAAGGGATGGCTTCCTGACCATCGGGCAGTTGCAGACAGCGGATCCTGCCAAACTCGCCAAAGCCTATGGAGCCTTGGGCCTGCGCCTTGCCAAACTGGCTCAGGGCGAAGACAGCCGAACGGTCTCTCCCGACTCGGAAACCAAGAGCATCAGCTCCGAGACCACCTTCAGCAAGGATCTCACGCAAGCCGACGACCTACTGCCGATCCTGAGGCGCCTTTCCGAAGACACATCAAGGCGAGCCAAGGCGACAGGGCTGGCAGGGCGGACCGTGACCCTCAAGCTCAAGGACAACCATTTCAAAAGCATCACCCGCAGCCGCTCCCTCTCGGATCCGACTCAATTGACAGACAGGATCTTCCTGATCGGCAAGGATCTGCTGTTGCGCGAACTGGCGGCAAGGCAGGCCGCCTACCGTCTCATCGGAATCGGCATCAGCGAATTGCACCCCGGTGAATTCGCCGATCCTCCGGATCTGGTGGACATCCAGGCCGGCAAACGGGCAAGCGCGGAAAAGGCCATGGACCTGCTCTCCAGCAAGTTCGGCGGCAAGATGGTAGAGCTGGGCCTGACAATGAAAGGCAAGCTTGCCAGCGATCGCACCCCCGAGGCGCAGAAGAATGTAGTTCATTCCGCGCAGAAGCCCGACAAGGACAGCGGCCTCGACTGA